A genome region from Deltaproteobacteria bacterium HGW-Deltaproteobacteria-4 includes the following:
- a CDS encoding YihA family ribosome biogenesis GTP-binding protein: MIIRSTAFIKSAVNPEAYPDPILPEVAFCGRSNVGKSSLINILVNRKSLVRTSSTPGRTQLINFFTVNDTLSLVDLPGFGYAEVPLPVKKAWGPMMRTYFEGRPSLCAVILLFDIRRTPREEELMLIDWTRQYDIPLIPVVTKADKITKGQRAQHVRDIAAASGINASEFTLFSTISREGKDAIWARIEAATAGFELSREKGSESSEEVGKLEE, translated from the coding sequence ATGATTATCCGCTCGACCGCCTTTATCAAGAGCGCCGTCAACCCCGAAGCCTATCCCGACCCGATTCTGCCGGAAGTCGCTTTTTGCGGGCGCAGCAACGTCGGCAAGTCGTCGTTGATCAACATCCTCGTCAACCGCAAAAGCCTGGTGCGCACCTCGTCGACGCCGGGGCGGACGCAGTTGATCAACTTCTTTACGGTCAATGACACTCTGAGCCTGGTCGATCTCCCCGGTTTCGGTTATGCCGAGGTGCCGCTGCCGGTAAAGAAGGCCTGGGGGCCGATGATGCGCACCTACTTTGAAGGGCGCCCGAGCCTTTGCGCCGTCATCCTCCTTTTCGATATCCGCCGCACCCCGCGCGAAGAAGAGCTGATGCTCATCGACTGGACACGGCAGTACGATATCCCTCTGATCCCGGTGGTGACCAAAGCCGACAAGATCACCAAGGGGCAGCGCGCCCAACATGTCAGGGATATCGCTGCAGCCAGCGGCATAAATGCCAGTGAGTTTACCCTCTTCTCGACGATCAGCCGCGAAGGGAAAGACGCGATCTGGGCTCGCATCGAAGCAGCAACGGCCGGCTTTGAGTTGTCGCGAGAGAAGGGGAGCGAGAGCAGCGAGGAAGTGGGCAAGCTGGAAGAGTAG
- a CDS encoding NADPH:quinone oxidoreductase — MKAVLMSGFGGVEVLSVGEAEQPMVKEGQVLIKVVATSINRPDLVQRAGNYPPPPGDSPILGLEVAGTVAELGTGVSNCQVGDRVMTLVGGGGYAEYAVAYASHLIPIPATMSFEEAACVCESYITAFLNVFIIGGLKDGNTVLLHGGGGGVNTAAIQLVKALTPTCKIIVTAHPSKIERVKALGVDLVIDYTTTPDFTEVIKEFTAKKGVDVILDHVGAKYLAPNMNSLGYAGRMVSIGVISGIKAELNIALMMVKRQQIIGSVLRSRPVADKGEIAAEFIKTALPKFADRSIVPIIEKVFPIEEVVAAQQMMEEDKHFGKIVLKVA, encoded by the coding sequence ATGAAAGCAGTCCTCATGAGCGGATTCGGTGGAGTAGAAGTTTTGTCCGTCGGCGAAGCCGAACAACCGATGGTCAAAGAAGGACAGGTTCTGATCAAGGTCGTCGCCACCTCGATCAATCGCCCGGATCTCGTGCAGCGTGCCGGCAACTATCCGCCGCCGCCGGGGGATTCCCCCATCCTCGGCCTCGAAGTTGCCGGCACCGTCGCCGAACTCGGCACCGGAGTCAGCAACTGTCAGGTCGGTGACCGGGTGATGACGTTGGTCGGTGGTGGCGGTTATGCCGAATATGCCGTCGCTTACGCCAGTCATCTCATCCCCATCCCGGCGACGATGAGTTTTGAAGAAGCAGCCTGCGTCTGCGAGTCGTACATCACCGCCTTTCTCAACGTCTTTATCATCGGCGGCCTGAAGGATGGCAACACCGTCTTACTGCACGGCGGCGGCGGCGGCGTCAACACTGCAGCTATCCAACTCGTCAAAGCTTTGACACCGACGTGCAAGATCATTGTCACCGCCCACCCGAGCAAGATCGAGCGGGTTAAAGCTCTCGGCGTCGATCTCGTCATCGATTACACCACCACCCCCGACTTCACCGAGGTCATCAAGGAGTTCACTGCCAAGAAGGGGGTCGATGTCATCCTCGACCATGTTGGCGCCAAGTATCTGGCACCAAACATGAACTCCCTCGGTTATGCCGGCCGGATGGTCAGTATCGGCGTGATCAGCGGCATCAAGGCCGAGCTCAACATCGCCCTGATGATGGTCAAGCGCCAGCAGATCATCGGCTCGGTGCTGCGCTCCCGGCCGGTCGCGGACAAAGGCGAAATTGCTGCCGAGTTCATCAAGACCGCCCTCCCCAAATTTGCCGATCGCAGCATCGTCCCGATCATCGAAAAGGTCTTCCCGATCGAAGAGGTGGTCGCTGCCCAGCAGATGATGGAAGAGGACAAGCATTTCGGCAAGATTGTCCTCAAGGTCGCCTGA
- a CDS encoding DNA-binding response regulator: MNRPQILLVEDETHIAQGILFNLEADGFEVLHVETGTAALAALETGRFSLVVLDLMLPDMDGLRICQQIRERNKRLPILILTARGNEDDRVRGLELGADDYMTKPFNLSEFLLRVQGMLRRSEWYRPEAGTTERYAFGANEVDFRGRRAKTAHGAVELTELEVRMLQIFFSREGETLTRPELLESVWGVSPDSETRTLDNFIVRLRKYFELDPSRPVHFLTERGRGYRFVRSGQKPREEKN, encoded by the coding sequence ATGAACCGACCCCAGATCCTTTTGGTGGAGGATGAAACCCATATTGCCCAGGGGATACTCTTCAACCTCGAAGCCGACGGTTTCGAAGTTCTTCATGTCGAGACCGGGACAGCGGCCTTGGCCGCTCTCGAAACCGGTCGTTTCTCTCTGGTCGTCCTCGATCTCATGCTGCCGGATATGGACGGACTGCGCATTTGCCAACAGATTCGGGAAAGGAATAAACGCCTGCCGATTCTGATCCTCACTGCCCGCGGCAATGAAGATGACCGGGTCCGCGGCCTCGAACTCGGCGCTGACGACTATATGACCAAACCCTTCAACCTCTCCGAATTCCTGTTGCGTGTGCAGGGGATGCTGCGCCGCTCCGAATGGTATCGCCCGGAAGCAGGGACGACCGAGCGCTACGCCTTTGGTGCCAATGAGGTCGATTTTCGCGGCCGCCGCGCCAAGACCGCACACGGGGCCGTCGAACTCACCGAACTGGAAGTGCGCATGCTGCAGATCTTCTTCAGCCGCGAAGGAGAAACCTTGACCCGCCCCGAACTTCTCGAATCGGTCTGGGGGGTGTCACCGGACAGTGAAACCCGCACTCTCGACAACTTTATTGTGCGGCTGCGGAAATATTTCGAGCTCGACCCGTCGCGCCCCGTCCATTTTCTCACCGAGCGGGGGAGAGGTTATCGTTTTGTCCGCAGCGGGCAGAAACCGCGGGAGGAGAAGAACTAA
- a CDS encoding sensor histidine kinase: MNSLFRSLYTPLMMIIAIQILWVGLVASWIIWFVRNQRRLGKLAQKYGPVVLPSGADWFILVEGLFLLALLLVSVYVIHHLWRRQVALNQAQKNFVAQVTHELKSPLASLRLHLETIRLRRPPAEKLEIFIDTMLSDTERLGGLIDNLLATNRLEQRDTRLHLVPIDLSVLVSGYLRPRQYSLPRAGVMTLDIEEGLKILGETEALETTLRNLVENAVLYSDDSPNITVSLKRDGHFAHLVVADCGRGLERKEISKVFDMFYRARRKDENIRGSGLGLFIVQTVVRHHQGKVWMESAGVGQGCAVHIRLPLNSPESNA, from the coding sequence ATGAACAGCCTCTTTCGCTCCCTTTATACGCCACTGATGATGATCATCGCCATCCAGATTCTCTGGGTCGGATTGGTCGCATCCTGGATCATCTGGTTTGTCCGCAACCAGCGGCGCCTCGGTAAGCTGGCGCAGAAGTACGGCCCGGTCGTCCTCCCTTCCGGAGCCGACTGGTTCATTCTCGTCGAAGGACTCTTTCTTCTCGCTCTCCTCCTTGTCAGCGTTTATGTCATTCATCATCTCTGGCGCCGGCAGGTCGCCCTCAATCAGGCCCAGAAGAATTTTGTCGCCCAGGTCACCCACGAACTCAAATCCCCCCTCGCTTCGCTGCGTCTTCATCTCGAAACGATCCGCTTGCGCCGCCCGCCAGCGGAAAAACTTGAGATCTTTATCGACACCATGCTCAGCGATACTGAACGTCTCGGCGGCCTCATCGACAACCTCCTCGCCACCAATCGCCTTGAACAGCGCGACACCCGGCTCCACCTGGTGCCGATCGATCTCTCGGTCCTGGTCAGCGGCTATCTTCGCCCCCGCCAGTATTCACTGCCGCGGGCCGGGGTGATGACGCTCGATATCGAAGAGGGCCTGAAGATTCTCGGCGAAACCGAAGCCCTGGAGACGACGCTGCGCAATCTGGTCGAGAATGCCGTCCTTTATTCCGACGACTCACCGAACATCACCGTCTCCCTCAAACGGGACGGCCATTTTGCCCACCTCGTTGTCGCCGATTGCGGGCGAGGTCTGGAGCGTAAAGAGATCAGCAAGGTCTTTGATATGTTCTATCGCGCCCGGCGCAAAGATGAAAATATTCGCGGCAGCGGTCTTGGTCTCTTTATTGTCCAGACCGTGGTTCGCCATCATCAAGGTAAAGTCTGGATGGAGAGCGCCGGGGTCGGGCAGGGCTGCGCCGTCCACATCCGCCTTCCCCTCAACTCCCCGGAGAGCAACGCATGA
- a CDS encoding nitronate monooxygenase — protein sequence MKALKIGQYTLRFPLIQGGMGVRVSGGSLAGHVARCGGVGLIATAGLGLNSRHFDGRNFFTADPAALRDEFAKAYAIAPDGIVGANCMVAVTNYDTMVRVACEAGAKVIVSGAGLPLNLPALTADFPQVALVPIVSSLKAAELIARKWHKAYNRLPDAVVVEDPDTAGGHLGEKMEKIGSGEYDQYATVRSVKDYFRTDWQVEMPVIAAGGIWDRADLLHALAEGADGVQMASRFVTTVECDAADAFKQAYINCKKEDIGLIMSPAGLPGRAIIPNFHKVRERDVTLGQRCPSGCLKKCAYKETRERFCIVHALDRAQRGDVETGLVFCGTNAWRADHIGTVAEIFAELFDLPVEKIEEKEVSEDCCAG from the coding sequence ATGAAAGCATTAAAAATTGGTCAATATACTCTCCGCTTCCCCCTGATTCAGGGGGGGATGGGCGTACGCGTTTCCGGCGGCAGTCTCGCCGGCCATGTCGCCCGTTGCGGCGGCGTCGGTCTGATCGCCACCGCCGGTCTCGGTCTCAACAGTCGTCACTTTGACGGGCGCAATTTTTTCACCGCCGACCCCGCCGCCCTGCGCGACGAATTCGCCAAAGCCTACGCCATCGCCCCGGACGGGATCGTTGGTGCCAACTGCATGGTCGCCGTCACTAATTACGACACCATGGTGCGCGTCGCTTGCGAAGCTGGCGCCAAGGTGATTGTCAGTGGCGCCGGACTCCCTCTTAACCTCCCCGCCCTCACCGCCGATTTTCCGCAGGTGGCGCTGGTGCCGATCGTCTCCTCCTTGAAGGCGGCAGAACTGATCGCCCGTAAATGGCACAAGGCCTATAATCGTCTGCCCGATGCCGTTGTCGTCGAAGATCCCGATACCGCCGGCGGTCACCTCGGTGAAAAGATGGAGAAGATCGGCAGCGGCGAATACGATCAGTATGCCACCGTCCGTAGCGTCAAGGACTATTTCCGCACTGATTGGCAGGTCGAGATGCCGGTCATTGCCGCCGGCGGCATCTGGGACAGGGCGGATCTTCTCCATGCCCTGGCCGAAGGGGCTGACGGCGTACAGATGGCGAGCCGTTTTGTGACGACCGTCGAATGTGACGCGGCCGATGCGTTCAAGCAGGCCTATATCAATTGCAAAAAAGAGGATATCGGTCTGATCATGAGCCCGGCCGGTCTGCCGGGGCGCGCGATTATCCCCAATTTCCACAAGGTGCGCGAACGCGACGTGACGCTGGGACAACGCTGCCCCTCTGGCTGTCTGAAAAAGTGCGCCTACAAAGAGACGCGGGAGCGTTTCTGTATTGTTCACGCCCTTGATCGCGCCCAGCGTGGCGATGTCGAGACCGGCCTGGTCTTTTGCGGCACCAATGCCTGGCGCGCCGACCATATCGGTACGGTCGCCGAGATCTTTGCCGAGCTCTTTGATCTCCCCGTCGAGAAGATTGAGGAAAAAGAAGTTTCTGAGGATTGCTGCGCCGGATGA
- a CDS encoding Nif3-like dinuclear metal center hexameric protein, whose amino-acid sequence MKRRNPARIQDLIGLIHTDYPPSLAEDWDNVGLQVGDPTAPLERVLIALDVTAATLSEAQSLNVQAIVSHHPLIFRPLKNISALDPNSRLLMQAISANLAIIAAHTNLDCGADGLNDWLAAKIGIQEILPLQGATLPLYKLVVYVPVGHEETVESALFAAGAGTIGAYDHCSFASVGTGRFRPGATSTPFIGTPGEESTPAEIRIETIVSAERVAKVVDKMHKVHPYEEPAYDLFLLQNRRNDLGLGRIGRLPQALPLHDYARQISAALGTNSLRLVGDPQRLVRKVACCGGSGASLIFDAQRQGADLLVTGDIKYHDARNALDLGLALIDAGHFATEVLMVAGLAKKLRAAAHRRQLPVEFIESASGQDPFLSI is encoded by the coding sequence ATGAAACGACGAAATCCCGCCCGCATACAAGACCTCATCGGCCTTATTCACACCGACTACCCCCCTTCTCTGGCTGAGGATTGGGACAATGTCGGACTGCAAGTCGGGGATCCAACTGCCCCGCTCGAGCGTGTTCTGATTGCTCTCGACGTCACCGCAGCGACCCTCTCCGAAGCACAATCACTTAATGTTCAGGCCATTGTCAGCCATCATCCTCTGATTTTCCGTCCCCTGAAAAATATCAGCGCCCTCGACCCGAACAGTCGCCTGTTGATGCAGGCGATTTCTGCCAATCTTGCCATCATCGCTGCTCACACCAATCTTGATTGCGGCGCCGACGGACTCAATGACTGGCTTGCTGCCAAGATCGGAATCCAGGAGATTCTGCCGCTGCAGGGCGCGACTCTCCCCCTGTATAAACTGGTTGTTTATGTCCCGGTCGGGCATGAAGAGACGGTGGAGAGCGCCCTCTTTGCCGCCGGCGCCGGGACGATCGGGGCTTACGATCACTGTTCCTTTGCCAGTGTCGGCACCGGACGTTTCCGTCCCGGCGCCACCAGCACCCCTTTTATCGGCACTCCGGGGGAAGAAAGTACGCCGGCGGAGATCCGTATCGAGACCATCGTCTCCGCCGAGCGCGTCGCCAAAGTCGTCGATAAAATGCATAAAGTCCACCCTTATGAAGAGCCGGCTTACGACCTGTTCCTGCTGCAAAACCGCCGTAACGACCTCGGCCTGGGCCGCATCGGCCGGCTGCCGCAAGCGTTGCCGCTGCACGATTATGCCCGGCAGATCAGTGCTGCTTTAGGGACAAACTCCCTTCGTCTGGTCGGCGATCCGCAACGGCTGGTCCGGAAAGTGGCGTGTTGCGGCGGCAGCGGCGCGTCCCTGATCTTTGACGCGCAGCGGCAGGGGGCAGATCTGCTGGTGACCGGAGATATCAAGTACCATGATGCCCGCAATGCCCTTGACCTCGGCCTTGCTCTGATTGACGCCGGTCACTTTGCCACTGAAGTGTTGATGGTGGCGGGCTTGGCAAAAAAATTACGAGCTGCTGCCCATAGGCGCCAGCTCCCCGTGGAGTTTATCGAATCTGCATCCGGACAAGATCCGTTTTTATCTATCTAA
- a CDS encoding TIGR00730 family Rossman fold protein → MDIHFDRSNGVIDEQIDALIAQVGLAGTQAQSSRMVREMILSALKAGQEIAYPADLKLMRTTMKEMRFTAKVFGPHRSRRKVTIFGSARTERTDPIYQKCLDFSRLLAERNYMVITGGGGGIMQAGNEGAGAENSFAINISLPFEQSTNPVMVNSPNVITYKYFFNRKVAFLKEADAVALFPGGFGTLDEAMETLTLIQTGKNPPIPLVLVDDDHGGYWENLFSFMRNTLLKRGLISGEDFGLFTLTRSPEEAVQVIDDFYRVYHSSRYIGEDLVIRTTKELSAQEVDILQSEFSEILSPGQRIRTSSVALAKESDQPDLLLIPRLIVPFNHRNFGLLIAFIRRINSF, encoded by the coding sequence ATGGACATCCATTTTGATCGGAGTAATGGTGTTATCGATGAACAGATCGATGCGCTGATCGCCCAGGTTGGACTTGCCGGCACGCAAGCGCAGTCGAGTCGGATGGTGCGCGAGATGATCCTTTCGGCGTTAAAGGCGGGACAGGAGATCGCCTACCCCGCCGATCTCAAACTGATGCGCACGACGATGAAAGAGATGCGCTTTACCGCAAAAGTCTTCGGTCCGCACCGCAGCCGCCGCAAGGTGACGATCTTCGGTTCGGCGCGCACCGAGAGGACGGATCCGATCTACCAGAAATGTCTCGATTTTTCCCGCCTGCTCGCCGAGCGCAACTACATGGTGATTACCGGTGGCGGCGGTGGAATCATGCAAGCGGGGAATGAGGGAGCCGGGGCGGAAAATTCCTTTGCCATCAATATTTCTCTCCCCTTCGAACAAAGCACCAATCCGGTCATGGTCAACAGTCCGAATGTGATCACCTATAAATATTTCTTTAATCGTAAAGTCGCTTTTCTCAAAGAGGCGGATGCCGTCGCCCTCTTTCCCGGCGGTTTTGGCACCCTTGATGAAGCGATGGAGACCCTGACCCTGATTCAGACCGGCAAAAACCCGCCGATCCCTTTGGTTCTGGTCGATGATGATCATGGCGGCTACTGGGAGAACCTCTTCAGCTTCATGCGTAACACCCTGCTCAAACGCGGTCTGATCTCCGGTGAAGATTTTGGTCTCTTTACCCTGACCCGCAGCCCAGAGGAAGCGGTGCAGGTCATTGATGATTTTTATCGGGTCTACCACTCCAGTCGTTACATTGGCGAAGATCTGGTTATCCGCACGACCAAAGAGCTGTCCGCACAGGAAGTCGATATTCTTCAGAGCGAATTCAGCGAGATTCTGTCGCCCGGTCAGCGCATCCGCACCTCGTCCGTGGCTCTGGCAAAAGAGAGCGATCAGCCCGATCTTCTCCTCATTCCGCGCTTGATCGTCCCCTTTAATCATCGCAATTTCGGACTGTTGATTGCCTTTATCCGCCGCATCAACTCCTTTTGA
- a CDS encoding aminopeptidase N: MNGIANRTIRRCDYLPPNYRVESVELTFTLGEETTLVVSRLRLQRTPQATATALTLLGRNLELLALRRDGSNLDPAAYQRDAETLVIHDCPAAFTLEIETAIHPQANTALEGLYLSSGRFCTQCEAEGFRRITYFPDRPDILSRYSVTLIADRQRYPVLLSNGNLLESGELSDGQHFARWVDPFPKPSYLFALVAGDLAALVDTFVTRSGRSVDLRIYAEAANIDKCAHAMASLKEAMRWDEEVYGLEYDLDIYMIVAVGDFNMGAMENKGLNIFNARYVLACPETATDADYQSIREVIGHEYFHNWTGNRVTCRDWFQLSLKEGLTVFRDQNFSADLGSRAVKRIQDVRTLRASQFLEDGGPMAHPVRPESYEEINNFYTATVYNKGAEVIGMYRTLLGAELFHAGVTLYLSRHDGEAATIDDFLRAMEEVSGRDLQQFSRWYTQAGTPLVAVTRLYDSQRYRLTLTFRQSLASTPGQPEKELLHLPITIGLIGPQGEELPVCCDGEELRPAGSRVIELQTAEAVLELVDVPPGTLPSLLRGFSAPVRLHDDLDESERAFLLAHDSDSFCRWEAGQQLFTDLLLRHAAESDPSLRVLPQTHAVAYQRLLLDHHGDPALRALALTLPTVTTLLDLQLPAEPLALHDARQGLRIALAEPLIAELWCLYEGLQECSPYTPDGAAVGRRSLKNTALAMLARCDRQGAAQACHQQFLAAGNMTDRLAALAILVDEDLPGHDDALAEFHQRWQHDPLVLDKWFTLQALAGSEEVFSDLLRLRAHPDFTLRNPNRVRSLLGAFAHSNPGRFHRSDGQGYEFIAGEVLALDRLNPQIATRLASSLSRWRTLAEPYGSAMHQSLQSLARAGTLSRDLGELVSKSLREEL, encoded by the coding sequence ATGAATGGAATTGCCAACCGCACCATCCGGCGTTGTGACTACCTCCCCCCGAACTATCGGGTTGAGAGCGTTGAGCTGACCTTTACCCTCGGCGAGGAAACGACTCTGGTGGTGTCGCGTCTGCGGCTGCAGCGCACCCCGCAGGCGACTGCCACAGCGCTGACCCTGCTCGGCCGCAATCTCGAACTTTTGGCTCTGCGCCGCGATGGCAGCAATCTGGATCCGGCCGCTTATCAGCGCGATGCGGAGACTCTGGTGATTCACGACTGTCCGGCCGCCTTCACCCTGGAGATCGAGACAGCAATCCATCCGCAAGCCAATACCGCCCTTGAAGGTCTTTATCTGTCGAGCGGCCGCTTCTGTACCCAGTGCGAAGCCGAAGGCTTCCGCCGCATCACCTACTTCCCTGATCGTCCCGACATCCTGTCCCGCTATTCTGTGACCCTCATTGCCGACCGTCAGCGCTATCCCGTCCTGCTCAGTAACGGCAATCTTCTGGAGAGCGGCGAACTCAGCGACGGACAGCACTTTGCCCGCTGGGTCGATCCCTTTCCCAAGCCTTCTTATCTCTTCGCTCTCGTCGCCGGCGACCTGGCCGCCCTGGTCGACACCTTTGTCACCCGGAGTGGACGGAGTGTCGATCTGCGCATCTATGCCGAAGCCGCCAACATCGACAAATGTGCGCATGCCATGGCCAGCCTCAAGGAGGCGATGCGCTGGGATGAAGAGGTCTACGGCCTCGAATACGACCTCGATATCTACATGATCGTTGCGGTCGGTGATTTCAACATGGGGGCGATGGAGAATAAAGGACTCAATATCTTCAACGCCCGCTACGTCCTCGCCTGTCCGGAGACCGCCACCGATGCCGATTACCAGTCGATTCGCGAGGTCATCGGCCACGAATATTTTCACAACTGGACCGGCAACCGCGTTACCTGCCGCGACTGGTTTCAACTCTCCCTCAAGGAAGGGCTCACCGTCTTCCGCGACCAGAACTTCTCGGCGGATCTCGGTTCGCGGGCGGTGAAGCGGATTCAGGATGTCCGCACCCTGCGCGCTTCCCAGTTCCTTGAAGACGGCGGACCGATGGCGCATCCGGTGCGCCCGGAGTCGTACGAAGAGATCAACAATTTTTACACGGCGACGGTCTACAACAAGGGGGCGGAAGTGATCGGCATGTACCGCACCCTCCTCGGCGCGGAGCTTTTTCACGCCGGCGTCACCCTGTATCTTTCCCGCCACGATGGTGAAGCGGCGACAATCGACGATTTTCTCCGGGCCATGGAGGAGGTTTCGGGCCGCGATCTCCAGCAGTTCAGCCGCTGGTACACTCAGGCCGGTACGCCGCTGGTCGCGGTGACGCGTCTCTATGATTCGCAGCGCTACCGCTTGACCCTGACCTTCCGCCAAAGCCTGGCGTCGACCCCCGGTCAACCCGAAAAAGAGCTGCTCCATCTCCCCATCACCATCGGTCTGATCGGTCCGCAGGGGGAGGAACTTCCGGTGTGCTGTGACGGTGAAGAACTGCGGCCGGCCGGAAGCCGCGTCATCGAGCTGCAAACGGCGGAAGCGGTGCTGGAACTTGTCGATGTGCCGCCCGGAACCCTTCCTTCTCTGCTGCGCGGTTTCTCGGCACCGGTGCGGCTGCACGATGATCTCGATGAAAGTGAGCGCGCTTTTCTCCTGGCGCACGACAGCGACAGCTTCTGCCGCTGGGAAGCCGGACAGCAACTCTTCACGGATCTGCTGTTGCGCCATGCCGCGGAAAGCGATCCATCCTTGCGGGTTCTGCCCCAGACCCACGCGGTCGCTTATCAGCGTCTCCTCCTCGACCATCATGGCGATCCGGCGCTACGCGCTTTAGCCCTGACCTTACCGACGGTCACCACCCTTCTTGACCTGCAGCTCCCGGCGGAGCCCCTGGCTCTGCACGATGCCCGGCAAGGCTTGCGGATTGCCCTGGCCGAACCGTTGATTGCCGAATTGTGGTGTCTCTATGAAGGATTACAGGAGTGTTCCCCTTATACGCCGGACGGAGCGGCTGTCGGGCGGCGGAGTCTGAAGAATACCGCTCTTGCCATGCTCGCCCGCTGCGATCGCCAGGGGGCAGCCCAGGCTTGTCACCAGCAGTTTTTGGCGGCCGGAAACATGACCGACCGTCTCGCGGCCCTGGCGATCCTTGTCGATGAAGATCTGCCCGGCCACGATGACGCCCTGGCGGAGTTTCACCAACGCTGGCAGCATGATCCCCTGGTTCTCGACAAATGGTTTACTTTGCAGGCGCTGGCGGGCAGCGAAGAGGTCTTCAGTGATCTTCTGCGCCTGCGCGCCCATCCGGATTTCACTTTGCGCAACCCCAACCGGGTGCGTTCCCTGCTCGGTGCTTTTGCTCACAGCAACCCCGGCCGTTTTCATCGCAGCGACGGGCAGGGCTATGAGTTTATCGCCGGCGAAGTCCTAGCTCTTGACCGTTTGAATCCACAGATTGCCACGCGCCTGGCGAGCTCTCTGAGCCGCTGGCGGACCCTCGCTGAACCGTATGGCAGCGCCATGCATCAATCTTTGCAAAGCCTGGCCCGGGCGGGGACGCTGTCCCGTGATCTTGGCGAACTGGTGAGCAAGAGTCTTCGGGAGGAGTTATGA
- a CDS encoding NAD(P)-dependent oxidoreductase, which translates to MSTALLIVGYGDIGQRVAALALAAGRTVSVLVRSSEKAAALRADGIAAVLGDLDDTAAPVRELHPAGTTVLYTVPPPGGGEYDVRLRVLLASIEPGQEPEKIVYLSTTGVYGDQQGALVTEETPTKATTSRARRRLDAESLLLSWGRNRGVKIVTLRVSGIYGANRLPLNRLREGAPVLRSEESPFSNRIHADDLSRLCLVAADQGEDGEIINICDGETSTMTDYFNAVADAFSLPRPPQVTMAQAKECMPPLLLSYFSESRRLDNRRMRERLGGELLYPDLASGLAACKKDLV; encoded by the coding sequence ATGAGTACGGCGTTGTTGATTGTCGGCTACGGGGATATCGGCCAGCGCGTTGCTGCCCTCGCGCTGGCAGCGGGGCGGACGGTTTCAGTTCTGGTGCGTTCCAGCGAGAAAGCCGCGGCACTGCGGGCCGACGGAATTGCCGCCGTCTTAGGTGATCTGGACGACACCGCCGCTCCGGTCCGGGAGCTGCATCCTGCCGGGACAACGGTTCTCTACACTGTCCCGCCGCCGGGAGGTGGTGAGTACGATGTCCGTCTGCGTGTCCTGCTCGCTTCCATCGAGCCGGGACAGGAGCCGGAAAAAATTGTTTATCTCAGCACCACCGGTGTCTACGGCGATCAGCAGGGGGCGCTGGTCACTGAAGAGACGCCGACCAAAGCCACCACCAGCCGTGCCCGGCGCCGGCTTGATGCCGAAAGTCTCCTCCTTTCCTGGGGCCGCAATCGGGGTGTGAAGATCGTCACCCTTCGGGTTTCCGGGATTTACGGCGCTAATCGTTTGCCGCTCAATCGTCTCCGGGAGGGGGCACCGGTGCTGCGCAGCGAAGAGTCCCCCTTTAGTAACCGCATTCACGCCGACGATCTTTCCCGTCTTTGCCTCGTGGCTGCCGATCAGGGGGAAGATGGCGAGATTATCAACATCTGCGACGGCGAGACCTCGACCATGACGGACTATTTCAACGCCGTTGCCGATGCTTTTTCCCTCCCCCGGCCGCCGCAGGTGACGATGGCGCAAGCCAAAGAGTGTATGCCCCCCTTGCTCCTGTCCTACTTTAGTGAATCGCGCCGTCTCGATAACCGTCGTATGCGCGAGCGTCTCGGGGGGGAGCTCCTTTATCCTGATCTTGCCAGCGGCCTTGCTGCCTGTAAAAAGGATCTCGTATGA